The following coding sequences lie in one Lentilactobacillus sp. SPB1-3 genomic window:
- a CDS encoding GH25 family lysozyme, whose product MHTKRTFTAWLAFLGALIFTLSITAQISSKADTTIIPDISEWQGKLTSTKVANLKNQVSFIINRRQYGANYQDKYATNNTNLYVKYGIPFGEYDYSTFTSAASAKTEAKTFYANSNKNAKFYVLDFEENDVHSGTTNNAVKAWYNQMRSLTDKKLIFYSYQSFATTYANSARQKFDAQWIANYSARPTITTDLWQYSNKKYVPALKESIDASTILNSDKPISWWVGDTELHTALNDSAYYQTSIPKVTATKTIYLYNSTTFNTNNREKKVPAGTQITISGIHQRSTGSYYFSTSDGHYITANKAYITE is encoded by the coding sequence ATGCATACGAAAAGAACCTTTACCGCGTGGCTAGCATTTTTAGGTGCGCTAATTTTCACTTTGTCGATCACTGCTCAAATTAGTTCTAAAGCTGATACGACGATTATTCCTGACATTTCAGAATGGCAAGGAAAATTAACCAGTACTAAAGTTGCCAATCTAAAAAATCAGGTATCATTTATTATTAACAGGCGTCAATATGGAGCCAACTATCAGGATAAATATGCCACTAATAACACTAATCTTTATGTAAAATACGGCATTCCATTTGGTGAATATGATTACTCCACATTTACTAGTGCTGCAAGCGCCAAAACTGAGGCTAAGACCTTTTACGCCAATTCAAACAAAAATGCCAAGTTTTATGTATTAGATTTCGAAGAAAATGATGTGCATTCCGGTACCACCAACAATGCCGTCAAAGCTTGGTACAATCAAATGCGTTCTTTAACTGATAAGAAACTAATTTTTTATTCATATCAGTCATTTGCCACCACATATGCCAATTCAGCTCGTCAAAAATTTGATGCTCAATGGATTGCAAACTACTCTGCTCGACCAACGATCACCACTGATTTATGGCAATACTCTAACAAGAAATACGTGCCTGCTTTAAAAGAATCTATCGACGCAAGCACCATTCTTAATTCAGATAAGCCAATTTCTTGGTGGGTAGGTGACACTGAACTACATACTGCACTGAACGACTCGGCTTATTACCAAACTAGTATTCCTAAGGTCACTGCTACCAAAACAATTTACCTTTACAACTCGACCACTTTCAACACGAACAACCGGGAGAAAAAGGTGCCTGCTGGAACCCAAATAACCATTAGTGGCATTCATCAACGTTCAACCGGCTCATATTACTTTAGTACTTCAGATGGTCACTACATCACAGCTAACAAAGCATA